Part of the Halobacteriovoraceae bacterium genome is shown below.
GGAATCTCTGGCCCCGAATTTTTCTTGCCCGGCCTTTGTTCTTTACTCTGTGTATTAACCGAGGGTTTTGAATCTTCTTTTTGAGATGTTTGAACACTTTTTTGACCACTTGAACTAGTTGCTAAAGTATAGGACCAATTATTTTCTTTTTTTGTTTCTTCGAAATTAATTTTTGGACTTTTAATAATTATTTCTGCAGTACCTCCTCCCATAAGAATTGACCAAAGGGGAATATATACTCTTACATCAGAAACATCAAAAAGATCTCTCTTAAAATTTTTCTTGGCCTTAAGTTTAAAAGAATTAACCTTGAATTCAATCGAAGTTCCAATGCCTAATTGAATCTCTCCTATTTCAACCTGTGAATTTGGAAATTTATTTTCAATTTCAGTCTTGGCAATTTGTCTTATTTCGTTTGTATCAATTTTACTAATAAAATAAAATACAGCTCCCACAAGTATGATGAAAATTGACGCAGCAACAACTAGCCCAATTTTTAACTTTGAACTTTTCATGTAATCTCCGAAGAATTATTCTGAACTATGCATTCAGATCGTTATAGATAGATTTTAATGAATGTAGCAACTTATAACAAGGTAAGAGGTGCGAATTTAACCATAAATTTCTTTTTGCTCCCATCTCTAAATTTTATTACAACTTTCTCATCTGGCCCTGGACTTGAGGACTCTAACACAATACCTTCCCCGTATAAAGAATGTCCTACTTTTGAGCCTTCAGGATAAGTAGATTTTAAAATCTTCTGTTTCTCATGAGTTGTTTGCCTGACAATGTAAGATTCTTCATTAAAGGAGCTTTCTTGTGAAAAATCATTCCAATCGTCATCATAAGAATTTTCGTCATTAAAATTGAATTGTGAACGTTTTTTTCCTTCAATTTTCCAATCATAATACTTGTTTGGAATTTCATTCAAAAAACGACTTGGGCCATTAAACTTAATTTGTCCAAAAAGCATTCGTCCTTGTGCAAAAGTAAGATAGAGTCTTTTCATGGCCCTTGTCATGGCCACGTAAAAAAGTCGTCTTTCTTCTTCTATCCCTATTTCGCCGTTATCCATACTTTGATAGGATGGAAAAACATTTTCTTCTAGTCCTGTTACAAAAACGTAGGGGAACTCAAGACCTTTAGCTCCGTGAATGGTCATCAATGCGATTTCCCCTTCATCCTTATTATCCCCTTCTCTTGATTGATCTAAAGTAATTGTTTCTAAAAAATTAACTAGCCTATTTGAAGAATTAATTTTTTCAAACTGTTTAATTGCATTTCCAAGTTCTTCTAAATTTTCTATTCTGGCCTGTGATTCGTAATCTTTTTTTTGAATCAGTGAATCGTAGTAGCCAGATTCATGCATAACTTTTTCAAAAATGATAATACATGATTCATTTTGTTCATTCATTGCACGACATTCATTAATCAAAGATGAAAAATTTGATAACGCAGACTTTACCTTTGCACTTAATCTAATATGTGAAAAATCTTGAGAATTCTCACATAGTGAACTAATGATTTCCCACAACGTTGAATTTGACTTAATTGCTTCTTCTTCAATTTTTCTTAGAGTCGTTGTTCCTATTCCTCTCGCAGGTACGTTTATAATTCTCGATAAGGCCAAAGAATCCTTCTCGTTAATTATTAGTCGCATATAGGCCAAAATATCTTTGACTTCTTTTCTTTCGTAAAATTTTATCCCCCCGACTATTCGATATGGAGTATTTGAATTTCGAAGAGCGTCTTCAATCAATCTAGATTGTGCATTGGCCCGGTAAAAAACGGCAATATCATTTAAAGGAACGCCAGAAGATATCAACTTATCGATTTCAGAAGCTACAAACTGAGATTCTTTTATATCATTTTCACATTCTCTAATTTGTATTGATTCACCATTTTCATTTTCAGTCCAAAGTTCTTTTCCTTTTCTTTGAGAGTTTCTTTGAATCACATGTGATGCCGCTTCAATAATATTTGCAGAAGAGCGGTAGTTCTGTTCTAGTTTCAATATTTTTGCTTCAGGGAAACTTTCCTCGAATTCTAAAATATTCCTAATATCTGCGCCTCTCCAAGAATAGATACTCTGGTCTTCATCTCCTACAACGCATATATTCCTATGGATGAGGGCCAGTTTTTCAACGAGCTCAAATTGTGCTCTATTTGTATCTTGATACTCATCTACTAGAATATATTTATATCGATTCTGATAACTTTCTAGAACATTTGGATAAGTTTCAAATAATTGAATTACAGCTGTGATAAGTCCACCAAAATCAATGGCATTTGCTTTATGAATCTCTGTTTCATATTCTTCGAAAAAAGTATAATAAGCATCATCTTTTTCTAATTCATAATCAATTTCTATTTTATTTTCCCGCCCCAAATAATGACCAAGATGTTTGAGTGAAGAGAAATAATTCATAATTTCAAATGGTGAAACTTGTTTAGTGTTTAGTCCATGTCTACCCATGATAGATTTAACAACTGATTTCGATTCAGAATCATCATATATTGTAAAACTTCGACTTAAACCAAGATAGTTTGCTTCATTTCTTAAAAGTCTTGCACAAAATGAATGAAATGTTGTTACTTGTAGTGCTCCGATATCAACTTGAATAGCAGAAGCAATCCTCTCTCTCATTTCTCCGGCCGCCTTATTTGAAAACGTAAGGGCCAGTACTTGATAGGGACTAATATTTTTTTCTTCTATCAGATAACCCATTCTTGATACTAGTGTTCTTGTTTTTCCTGAGCCAGCTCCGGCCAAGATCATTACAGGGCCTTCAGTTTCTTTTACTGCTAATTTTTGTTGCCTATTGAGCTTATTGATATCAAACAAAACTACTCCACAGTTACTGACTTGGCCAAATTTCTGGGTTTATCAATATCTGTTCCTTTATACTTGGCCAAATAATAAGAGAGTAATTGACCTACAACATTTGTATAAAGTGGCGCCAGATCACCTAGCCCTTCAAAATTTAATGGAATATAGTAATTACATGATTCACTTAATTTCTGATCATTTTTAGGGCCAATTCCAACGATTATTCCTTTTCTAGCTTTCACCTCTAATAAGTTTGAATATGTCTTATCATAAAGCTCAGGTCCAATAAAAGCGATATTCACCATTTCTTCATCAATGAGTGCAATTGGCCCGTGCTTCAACTCTCCTGCCGCATAACCTTCAGCATGGACATAGGCAATCTCTTTTAGTTTTAAGGCGCCTTCTAATGCCACTGGAAAATATATTCCTCGCCCCGTAAATATATAACCCTTATTATTTGATATCTCTTCAGCAATATTTTTAATTTTTTCTATATTATTTAGTAGTTCATCAATTCTATCAGCAAGAAGAGAATAATCCTTAAGTACTTTTTCCTTATTAATTTCTCCGGCCAAAGCTTGAGCATACAAACGTCCAGTCAGAACTTGTAGAGTAAACGCTTTTGTAGATGCGACTCCTATTTCAACTCCAGCATGAATGAGTAGATTGAAATCACAGTCTCTAAAAAGAGTGCTGCCATCGACATTCACAATAGAAATTGTTTTTAAATTATTTTTCTTACAAAGTTCCTGTGCAGCTAATGTGTCAGCAGTTTCCCCTGATTGTGATATAAACAGGCCTAATTCTCCATTATTAAGTAATGGATTGCGGTATCGAAATTCACTGGCCAAATCTATCACAGTTGGTACTTTTGAAACTGTTTCTAGATAGTTTTTTATAATTAGTCCTGCGTGCCAAGCTGTTCCACAAGCAGAAATATGAACAAGACTTGGTCTAAATTCACTGACGGACTTAAGGCCTTCTAGACCTTTGTCTGATAGATATTTCTGGGCCAAGCTACGAATTAACCCGGGTTGTTCATAAATTTCTTTTTGCATGTAATGATCAAAATGACCCTTGTCGGAAACTTCAAGATTTCCTTCTTCTATTTTGTGCAAAAATCTTCGAGATTCTCTTCCATCAAGTTCAAAGAATTTAAGAGTTGATTCACCATTAATTTTAAGTTCGCACAAAACTTCATCTTCTGGAAAATAAATATCTGAAACATGTCCAACCAAGGCATATGGATCCGAAGAAACCATTAAATTATTTGTTTTTGAATTTTTTCCACAGACAAGTGGGGCAGATTTTTTTATCGCAAAAAGTTCATTTGATTTATCATTGATAACAACTAAAGCAGAGTTTCCTTCTATTTTTTTAAATGCGCTTACAATAGCATCTTTCAAATTACTCCCACTTTTTAGCTCGAAGGCCAAAAGACCTAAGAAGGCCTCAGAATCGGTTTCTGTATGAAAGATAATTCCTTCACTTTCTAAGTCTTTTTTAATTTCATGAAAATTTTCTATAATTCCATTATGTACAATTGATACATGTGGAAATTCATCGAAAAAGTGTGGGTGAGCATTTTTATCATTTACGATTCCATGTGTGGCCCAACGAGTGTGTCCAATTGCAATATGTGAAGATGTTGTATGATTTTTTAATTCGCTAATCAGGTTTTCAAGTTTTCCTTCTTTTTTGACGACTTCAAGTTTTTGCCTTTCATTTTTGAAGCAAACTCCAGCGGAATCATAACCGCGATATTCCAAACGGGCCAAACCCTCAAGTACAATGTCCACAGCATTCTGAGGACCTAAATACCCAACTATTCCACACATAATGCACCCCTTCAAAAGTTGAGCTCAAATGTATCATACCAATTGCATTTATTAAACAAAGTTAACTGGCCTAGGCCCGCTATGACAACGTTTCATAAGTTTGTTTAATAAACTTAATTAGTGTAAGTTATTGGTATTGTTTGTCATTCAGGCCCTATAGGATTGATACTTAATCAAAAAACTCTAATCCTGTTTTTGATCTAATATATTTCAAAACTCCTTCTTTAGAGACCATCCATTTTCTTTTAGTTATGACTACACTCAACCACAAAGCCACTGATGGACCTTAATTTTTTTGAGTAGATATTTTTACCAAATTTAATATCTGTAAATACTAGAGGCCCAGGTAAAGCCCGAACCAAAAGCAGCTGAGGCCACAAGCATACCTGGTTTTAGAATACCTGCTTCAAGAGCGTCTCTCATCCCTAGAGGTATGGTTGCTGCAGTAGTATTTCCATATTTTTGAATTGTGTTGAAGACTTTAGTTTCATCGACTCCTAGCATTTCACCAACTTTTGAGTTGATTCTTAGGTTTGCCTGATGAAACAAAAAAAGATCAATGTCATCAACAGTATATCCTGAGGTTTCTAGGGTTGAAGAAAGACTCTCGGCCATGCGTTTGGTTGCATGAACAAAAACTGTTCTCCCATTCATGTAGGGATAGTGCAGTCCTTTTTCAATCATATCTGCATTGATGCGTTCTCCATCAGGAAAACCAGATCCTGGTGCCGGAATCCATAGTTCTTTTGCATATTGTCCTTCAGCGTGTAGCTGACAGTGAATAATATGTGAGTCTTGTTTTTCATCTTCAACCTCAGTGGGTTGAATGATGACGGCCCCTGCAGCATCGCCAAAGAGAACAGAAACGGCTCGACCTTCGGGTGTTTTATCAAGAGCTTTTGAGTGAACTTCTGATCCAACAAGTAAAATATTTTTATACTTTCCTGTTTGAATAAAAGAATCGGCCATAGACATACCGTATATGAAACCAGAACATTGTTGTCTAATATCAAATGCTGGAACTCCCGGGATGCCAAGTTTGGCCTGCAAAAAACATCCTGAACCAGGAAAATCGTGATCGGGACTTAGAGTAGCAAATATAATCAGGTCGATTTCTTCTTTTTGAATTTTTGCATCATTAATTGCAGCAATTGAGGCCTCACATGCGAGATCTGAAGTAGAGGTATTATTATCAACCCAATAGCGTTGTTCTATGCCTGTTCTTTGTTGAATCCACTCATCTGACGTATCCATCATTTTTTCTAAGTCTGAATTTTTAACAAGTTTTGGAGGGACATATGCACCAACGCCAGCGATTTTGCTTCTTACCATAATGAATTCCTTTTATCTTAACTACACAGTATAGGCCTCAGAGAATCTATGGAAAATATGCTTTGTGTTAATTGAATTTTAACTTTTTAAAAAGTTCAGGTAGAGTAAAGTATTACAAAAGGAAAAATTATGCCTTCTGCTCTTTTAACTTTCATAAAATTCTTGTCGAGGCCTCTTTTTGATATTGGTGGGAATTCAATATCAGTGATTACAATTTTTGTTGCAGTTTTATTATTCTGGTCAAGTACTTTTTTATCAAATCTGAGTGTGAAGTTGACCTATAGAATTCTTAACAAAGCAGACCTTGAAAGAGGTGTGAGAGAGTCATTTGCAAAAGTATCAAAATATCTCACTTTATTTTTAGGAATAATGATTTCACTAAGTGCCTTAGGTTTCAATCTCAATTCAATTGCTGCGATATCAGCTGTACTTGGTGTGGGGATTGGATTTGGACTGCAAAATATTACTCAAAATTTTATGTCAGGCTTGATTATTCTTTTTGAACGTCCAATTAAAGTTGGTGATTTAGTTGAAGTAAATGGTGTGTCAGGACGAGTTGTAGAGATCAATTTTAGATCGACCCTTATTCACACGAGAGATGATGTAGCAATAATAGTTCCAAATTCAAAATTTATTGCAGAGCAGGTAGTGAATGAAAGTTTTTCGGGAGAAAAAATTAGGCTACATTTGAGGGTGGGTGTTGCTTATGGAACAGATGTGCAAAAAGTTAAAGAAATTCTATTAAAAATTGCACAGGAAAATGAGGGAGTCCTTATGACTCCTCCACCTAGTGTAATATTTGAAGATTTTGCAGATTCGAGTTTAAATTTTAAATTAAGAGTTTGGGTGAAAGAGTTGTGGACAACTGAGGATATTTTGTCTGAATTAAGGTTTCAGGTGGATAAAGCTTTTAAAGAAAATAATATATCCATTCCCTTTCCACAAAGAGATGTGTGGATTAAAGAACAAAAAAATTAGGCCCAGACATGCTTGAACCTAATTATTATATGCTTGAATGTAGAGTTCCAGATGAAGTTGATGATATTGCTCGTCTTAAAGCAGTTTATATTAAAGATTTAGGTTCATGGCGTATTGGTAAATCATTTACAAAAGAGCTACCCAATCCTCTTCATATTTTCATCAAAGAAGGATATCCCGATACTCTTCTTGAAATGTACAGTAATGATGCTCTTATTATTACCAAAAGAATGTATAAGGTACTTTTAGAAAATGGCATTAATAATATGGATGCTTATCCATGTGTTATTTTGAATAAAGAAACTGGTTTTAAGAGTCTTGATTATATTGCCATTAATTTAATTGGACTAATCGAATCAGTTGATCTGGAAAAATCAAAAATATTGAATCAAAACTCTTCTCAAAAAATTGATTTGGATTTTGAAGGTGTAGTCATAGATGAACTCAAGGCCAAAAATCATCTTATGTTTAGACTTGCTGAAAATACAAGTGCAATTGTAGTACACAAGAGTATTAGAAACGCACTTCTTGAAGCTGGATTTATCATGTTAACTTTTGTTGACCCTGAAATTTGGATAGGTTGAACTTACTTCTTTTTCAAAAACTTTTTGGCCAAACCTTCTTTAGTAACTTGGCGCTCTCTTGCTATAGCAAACCCACCATCTGGGATATCTTTGTTTATCGTTGATCCGCTAGCTACATATGCCTCGTCTCCAATTTTGACTGGAGCAATCATTTGTGAATCTGAACCTATAAAACAGCCTTTACCAATTGTAGTTTTGTGTTTATTGGCACCATCGTAATTACACGTGATAAATCCGCACCCAATATTAGAATCCTCGCCAATTTCGGCGTCTCCAACATAACTTAAATGTGAAACTTTAACACCCTTATCCAGCCGAGTTTTCTTTATCTCAACAAAGTTACCAATTTTACATTCGTCTTTAACAATTGAATCAGGTCTTAAATGGGCAAATGGGCCTATGGTAACATTATCGCCTAGTCTTGAATCTTCCAAAATGCAGTATGGTTTAATGGTTGTTTGTTTTCCAATAATAGTATTTTTTATAACTGAACCAGGTAACAAGATACATTTTTCACCGATTTTTGTGCCTGATTGTATGAAATTATTTGGATAAACAGTTGTTCCTCTACCAATTTCAACATCGTAGTCTAAATACGTGTGCCGAGATTCTACAAAATAGACCCCATCATTTTGGAGCTGAGCTGCTCGCTCTTTTCTTAGAATTGTATTTACTTTATCCAGTTGGTCAGGATTATTTACGCCTAAAAAGGAACCATCGTCTTCAAATTCACAAGAAGTGACATTTCGACCTTGTTGAAAAAGATCAGTAAGATAGAGCTCTCCAGATTGATTATTAGTATTAAGAGAATCAAGATGATCTAATATGTAACTAGTTTTGAAAATATAAAGTCCACTATTAACAATTTTAATTGTCTTTTGTTGTGTATTTGCGTCTTTTTCTTCAATAATTTTAAGTCCTTTATCTCCTATAACTATTCTCCCATAGCCAGTTGGGTTCGTTGTTTTAAAAGTCGCAACGACTGCATCAGCTTTCGTATCTTTCAAGCATGAAAATAGTTTTTGAAAATGTGATTCTCTTATCAGAGGAGTGTCGGCGCAGGTTATCAATGTAAAGTCATAGTCCTTTGCATCCTTCACTCCAAGAAAATAAGACTTCACCGCATCTCCTGTACCGATTTGCTTTTCTTGGAGTACAGTATTTACATTCTCATATTGCGAAATATGTTCTTCAACTAATTCTCGCTTATGTCCTACAACACAAGAAATATTATCCTTTAAATTTAAATTCTTTGAAAACTTTTTTAGTTCTCTTATCGGAAAATCAATCAGCTTAAGACCTGCAGCAGGTGCAAGAGGCTTAGGTACTTCCATATTTAGTCGCTTTCCTTCTCCTGCCGCTAAAATCACTGAACTAAAACTCTCTGACATATAAAACCTACCTAAGTTGACTATTTAAAGCACGCATTATAGCGCACTCCTAATAAGCTTTGAACACTAACATCTAGAAAACTTTAGTAAAAAAAAGTTAAAAAAAAATATTTATTTTTTACTAAAGATTAAAAAAATAGCAAATTAGGTCATTTTTCTTAAAGCAGTGGACATTTTTTCCCGATCCATTTAGCAGAACGCATTAATAAGTGCAGTTAGCTAATTTGTTTTCGGAGGATCTATGGTTACAAATTACGAGGGTGACAATATCGATTTTAAAGATCATCTCCCCTTGTTACCAATTAGAGATATTGTAGTTTATCCTTTTATGATACTACCTCTATTTGTTGGACGAAAATCATCTATGCAAGCAGTTGATCACTCTCTTAATCAAACAGACCGATTGATTTTGCTGGCCAGCCAAAAAGATATTACTGCTGAAACTCCTTCTCCAAGTGAAATTTATGAACTGGGAACAGTTGCTATCATTATGAGAATGAGAAAACTACCAGATGGAAGAATAAAAATTCTAGTACAAGGACTCAGTAAGGCCAGAATCCTTGAGTATACACAAGAAGCACCTTTTTTTAGTGCAAAATTAATGAAAGTAGATGATATTTTTGCAGATGGAAAAGATGTTGCCATCTCTGCATTAATGAGAACAATTCGGGAACAATTAGAGAGAGTCACCTCTCTTGGAAAAATATTACCAGATAATATACTCATGATTCTAGAAGATGTGAATGAACCTGGTAGACTTGCTGATCTTGTCTCTTCTAATCTCAATTTAAATGTGGCCGAGGCACAACTTATTTTAGAAATTCTCGATCCTGTTGAGAGGCTTCATAAAATTAATGAAATCCTTACTCGTGAAATACAGATTCTGGCCATGCAGGCAAAAATCAAAAATGTTGCAAAAGATGGAATTACAAAAACTCAAAAAGAGTTCTTTCTTAGAGAGCAAATTAAAGCAATTAAAAATGAACTTGGTGATGACCATAATTCTGAGGCCCTCGATGAGTTCACTGAATTAAGACAGAAAATAGTTTCTGCAAATATGCCTGAAGAGGCCTACCAAGAATCAGCAAAGCAACTCTCTCGATTAGAAAAAATGCATCCTGACTCTTCTGAATCAAGCATCATTCGAAATTATTTAGATTGGATGATTGATGTCCCCTGGTCTGTGGAGTCCGAAGAGCATATAGATATTGACGCATCAAAAAAGATACTCGACGAAGATCACTTTGAGCTAGAGAAAGTCAAAGAAAGAGTTCTAGAGTATCTTGCTGTTCGACAGCTCAAGGGCAAAGAAATGAAAGGCCCTATCATGTGTTTTTCAGGGCCACCGGGTGTTGGAAAAACTTCTCTAGGTAAATCAATTGCTCGTGCAACCGGAAGAGAATTTGTCAGAATCTCTCTCGGAGGGGTGAAAGATGAAGCTGAAATCCGTGGACATAGAAGAACTTATGTCGGAGCTATGCCGGGAAGAATCATCCAAGCATTAAAACAGGCAGGTACAAATAATCCCGTCATTCTTTTAGATGAGGTTGATAAGTTAGGAGGGGATTTCAAAGGGGATCCATCTTCTGCACTACTTGAAGTTTTGGATCCAGAACAAAATCACAATTTTAGGGATCATTATCTTAACGTAAATTTTGATCTTTCAAACGTTATGTTTATAGCAACATCTAACGTCCTTTCAGATATTCCAGAACCTTTAAGAGACAGAATGGAAGTTTTAAGTTTGAGTGGATATACTCTCGAAGAAAAAACGGCCATTTGTTCTAGATATCTAATTCCCAAACAAATGGAAGAAAATGGTGTTAACGAGGAACAGATCACTTTTACAAAAGATGGGATTGTAAAAGTCATAAATAGTTTTACTTCTGAAGCAGGTCTAAGAAACTTGGAAAGACAGATAGGTTCATTGTGTCGAAAAGTAGCAATGAAGATTGCTAGAGGTAAAATTGAGCTAACAGAAATAAATCCAAATTCTGTAGAAAAATTATTAGGTCCGCCAATTTATACACAAGAAGAAGAAAAAGATAGAGATGAAATTGGAGTTGCTACTGGTCTGGCATGGACTGCACATGGGGGACAGATTCTCTACATCGAATCAACAAAAATGAAAGGTAGTGGTCTTACACTTACCGGTCAACTGGGCGATGTCATGAAGGAATCAGCAACCGCAGCTATTGGGCATATTCGCTCAAAAGCAAAAGATTATGGAATTGAAGAAGATTTCTATGAGAAATCTGAGTTTCATATACATATTCCCGCAGGGGCAACTCCAAAAGACGGCCCTTCAGCAGGGATTACACTAGCAACAACTATAATGTCATTACTCACAAATTTACCTGTCAGTAAAGATGTTGCCATGACTGGTGAGATAACTTTAACCGGTAAAGTCTTACCTATTGGTGGATTAAAAGAAAAAGCACTAGCGGCCATGCGTATGAATATTTCAACGGTAATTATTCCTTGGAAGAACAAGAAAGATCTGGTCGATATTCCTGAAGAATACAGAAAAAAATTAAATTTTGTACCAGTTAAAGAGCTAGAAGAGGTTCTTGAAGTTGCTCTTATTGGATGGAAAGATCGTGAAAACTCTCTAAAATTTTCAAAAAATAAAAAAATTAAGCGAAAGAATATTCCACCAGTTGCAGCATAAAAATGAGATTTTTGTGGGCCATTATTTTCATCGTCTCTTGCACAACAACCAAAAAAGAATCTCCTTCAATATCAGAAGATGTTCGTTTGCTTAGGCGAATTATGGCCAAAGAAGTTCCCAAAATGAAGGAATGCTATAAAGCAGCAACTCTAAAGAAAAAACAAAGATACGCATATAATCCGACTGTAAAATTTCGAATCAATACTGATAGTACTATGACCAATTTCAATATAGAGCATAAAAACAAAATACCACCTAAAATTGCTCAAGAAATAAATTCATGTCTAGAGAAGATTTTTATGTCTTTGAAGTACCCAAAGGTCAAAGGTGAAATTCCAGTGGATGTCATTCAACCTCTTAATTTCTCAGAGAAAAAATAGTTCTTTTTTTATTTCAATCGCATTATGGACGAGGTCATTATCTCAGACTACAATGGTCTTAGGAGTGTTTATGTCACAAAAAAGTGAAGTCTATATTGCTGTCGTTGATGATTCAGATTTATCTAGAAAGAGTATCGTTGAAATCCTTGAACAAGCAGGTTACAACGTTGTGGGGGATGCCGCAGATGGTACAAAAGCGGTTCTTCTGGCGCAAACAACAAATGCAAACCTCTTTATTATCGATGTTGTGATGCCGGAAGTTAGTGGAATTGAGTTGATGGGTCTTATAAAGGATCATAAAAAAAGTGCGGCCTACATCATGATGTCTTCTCTGAAAATGGAAAGTATTATCCTAGAGTCGATCACTGGAGGGGCGCTAGATTTTCTCATCAAACCATTTTCCAAGGACACATTATTAAGATCTGTCGCGAAATTAGCAAAGCAAATTGAAGAAGGTTCGTTGGAGTAAATATGTTCTCATTAATAAAATTTAGTGCGTATTTTTTTGTTAGTTTTTTAATCCTCAGTTATCCAGTTGGAAATAAAACTGTTTTTAATTATATGTACCAAGTTTCAGAACCTTACTTAGGAGATGTTTATGAGTCAACTTCAAGATTGTTTTCAGGCATAATAAAAAGTGGAGTTGAGTTTACAAAATTGATTTTTGAAAATAGTGATCCAAAGACTTCAAATATTGATGATCTTCAATTAGATAAAGTAAAAAACACAATGGGTTCTCTCTTGAAAGACGACCGTGAAGACAGTTACACTGAAGAAGAAAAAGAGATGCTAGAGAGCATTCTTAAAAAAGAAAAAGAAGGTCAGGAGTGACCTTCTTTTTTATTCAGTTTTAAGAACTTGTTCTTCAGTTTTGGACGCACTTTCCGATTGATCTAACTCCAAGCATTTATCAACTGATAAAAAG
Proteins encoded:
- the lon gene encoding endopeptidase La, which produces MVTNYEGDNIDFKDHLPLLPIRDIVVYPFMILPLFVGRKSSMQAVDHSLNQTDRLILLASQKDITAETPSPSEIYELGTVAIIMRMRKLPDGRIKILVQGLSKARILEYTQEAPFFSAKLMKVDDIFADGKDVAISALMRTIREQLERVTSLGKILPDNILMILEDVNEPGRLADLVSSNLNLNVAEAQLILEILDPVERLHKINEILTREIQILAMQAKIKNVAKDGITKTQKEFFLREQIKAIKNELGDDHNSEALDEFTELRQKIVSANMPEEAYQESAKQLSRLEKMHPDSSESSIIRNYLDWMIDVPWSVESEEHIDIDASKKILDEDHFELEKVKERVLEYLAVRQLKGKEMKGPIMCFSGPPGVGKTSLGKSIARATGREFVRISLGGVKDEAEIRGHRRTYVGAMPGRIIQALKQAGTNNPVILLDEVDKLGGDFKGDPSSALLEVLDPEQNHNFRDHYLNVNFDLSNVMFIATSNVLSDIPEPLRDRMEVLSLSGYTLEEKTAICSRYLIPKQMEENGVNEEQITFTKDGIVKVINSFTSEAGLRNLERQIGSLCRKVAMKIARGKIELTEINPNSVEKLLGPPIYTQEEEKDRDEIGVATGLAWTAHGGQILYIESTKMKGSGLTLTGQLGDVMKESATAAIGHIRSKAKDYGIEEDFYEKSEFHIHIPAGATPKDGPSAGITLATTIMSLLTNLPVSKDVAMTGEITLTGKVLPIGGLKEKALAAMRMNISTVIIPWKNKKDLVDIPEEYRKKLNFVPVKELEEVLEVALIGWKDRENSLKFSKNKKIKRKNIPPVAA
- a CDS encoding response regulator produces the protein MSQKSEVYIAVVDDSDLSRKSIVEILEQAGYNVVGDAADGTKAVLLAQTTNANLFIIDVVMPEVSGIELMGLIKDHKKSAAYIMMSSLKMESIILESITGGALDFLIKPFSKDTLLRSVAKLAKQIEEGSLE